CGACCTTGGTGCTTCTGCCGCGGATCTGGTCGGCCATCTGAACCTGATCCATCCGGGCCGCATTCAGGTTTTCGGCCCCGAAGAGCTCTCTTTCTACAGTCGCTTTGACGTCAAGCGTCGCCTGCATCACCTGGATGATCTCAGGCAAGGCGGAGTTCCCGCCCTGTTCATCGCCAATGACGCCGTCGCTCCCGACGACCTGATCCAGTTTTGCGAAGAACAAGGCGTACCCCTGCTCTACACGCCTATTGATGCCGCCCAGCTCATTGATCTGCTGCGCATTTATCTGGGCAGACGTCTGGCCCCGAAAACCACCATGCACGGTGTCTTTATGGATGTGCTGGGTTTGGGGGTACTGATTACCGGCGAGTCGGGACTGGGAAAAAGCGAACTGGCGCTGGAATTGATCTCGCGTGGTCACGGTCTGGTGGCAGACGATGCGGTCGAACTGTCCCGCACCGCCCCCAACATGATTGACGGTCAGTGCCCACCCCTACTGCAAAATCTGCTTGAGGTACGGGGCCTGGGTCTGCTGGACATACGCACCATTTTCGGCGAAACCTCCGTTCGTCGTAGAATGAAGCTTAAACTAATCGTGCACCTGGTCCGTTCCAACCCCGACAGTTTCGAGCGTCTGCCCACCCAGGACCAGACGCAGGAAGTGCTGGGGGTCGACATCAAACGTGTCATGCTCCAGGTGGCCGCAGGCCGAAACCTTGCGGTGCTGGTGGAAGCGGCGGTGCGCAATACCATCCTCGCTTTCCGCGGCATTGACACCATGGGCGATTTCATCGAACGCCAGGCACTGGCTATCATGAATAGCCGCGAAGACTAGGCACCCCAGGGCCATTCGCACTCAGCGTGCCCTGAGGGCTTTGTCCTGTTTCACCTAACCGCCGCCCGCCTGCCGGGCAGCGACTCGGAGCCTTTTGCCACAATGCTGAAAGTTGTATTGATTACCGGCATATCC
This genomic interval from Alcaligenes ammonioxydans contains the following:
- the hprK gene encoding HPr(Ser) kinase/phosphatase, which produces MLTVQELVNDNHDKLEVSWAAGKHAALRPIPDLGASAADLVGHLNLIHPGRIQVFGPEELSFYSRFDVKRRLHHLDDLRQGGVPALFIANDAVAPDDLIQFCEEQGVPLLYTPIDAAQLIDLLRIYLGRRLAPKTTMHGVFMDVLGLGVLITGESGLGKSELALELISRGHGLVADDAVELSRTAPNMIDGQCPPLLQNLLEVRGLGLLDIRTIFGETSVRRRMKLKLIVHLVRSNPDSFERLPTQDQTQEVLGVDIKRVMLQVAAGRNLAVLVEAAVRNTILAFRGIDTMGDFIERQALAIMNSRED